The following are encoded together in the Zingiber officinale cultivar Zhangliang chromosome 8A, Zo_v1.1, whole genome shotgun sequence genome:
- the LOC122010230 gene encoding hydroxyphenylpyruvate reductase-like, with translation MESLGVLLTFPMNAYLESELARRCKLFRLWETPPERRQEFIRSNAAAIRAIVGNSHAGADADTIDALPKLEIVSSFSVGLDKVDLDKCRERGIRVTNTPDVLTEDVADLAIGLTIALLRRICVTDRFVRSGAWATQGDYRLTTRFNGKTIGIIGLGRIGMSVAKRAEAFGCPISYYSRSEKPNTGYKYYSNLLDLASNCHVLIVACPLTDETRHIVNRDVLDALGPKGVLVNIGRGPHVDEPELVAALREGRLGGAALDVYEHEPHVPEELFGMDNVVLVPHIGSATNETRDAMADLVLQNLEAHVMNKPLLTPVV, from the exons ATGGAGTCCCTTGGCGTCCTCCTCACCTTCCCCATGAACGCGTACCTCGAATCTGAGCTCGCACGCCGCTGCAAGCTCTTTCGCCTGTGGGAGACTCCGCCCGAGCGCCGCCAGGAATTTATCCGCTCCAACGCTGCGGCTATCCGGGCGATCGTAGGAAACAGCCATGCTGGTGCCGACGCTGACACCATAGACGCACTCCCCAAGCTCGAGATCGTCTCCTCCTTTAGCGTCGGCCTCGACAAGGTCGACCTCGACAAGTGCCGGGAGCGGGGTATCCGGGTCACAAATACTCCCGATGTACTCACCGAGGACGTAGCCGATCTTGCCATCGGCCTTACTATCGCCTTGCTGCGTCGCATCTGCGTGACGGACCGCTTTGTCCGCAGCGGAGCCTGGGCGACCCAAGGGGACTACAGACTAACCACTAGG TTCAATGGCAAAACAATCGGTATCATTGGACTTGGCAGGATTGGCATGTCTGTTGCCAAGAGAGCAGAAGCCTTTGGCTGTCCTATAAGCTACTACTCAAGGTCAGAGAAGCCAAACACAGGATACAAATACTACTCTAACCTTCTTGATTTAGCTTCCAATTGTCATGTCCTCATTGTGGCTTGCCCACTGACCGATGAGACACGCCACATCGTCAACCGTGATGTCCTTGATGCGCTAGGACCCAAAGGCGTGCTTGTGAACATCGGGCGAGGTCCACATGTAGATGAGCCGGAGCTGGTGGCAGCACTGCGTGAGGGTCGCCTTGGTGGGGCTGCCCTTGACGTGTATGAGCACGAGCCGCATGTGCCAGAGGAGCTCTTTGGCATGGATAACGTGGTGCTGGTGCCTCATATCGGGAGTGCCACCAACGAGACTCGGGATGCAATGGCAGATTTGGTCCTGCAAAACCTGGAGGCACACGTGATGAACAAGCCTCTTCTGACACCCGTGGTGTGA